The Lolium rigidum isolate FL_2022 chromosome 2, APGP_CSIRO_Lrig_0.1, whole genome shotgun sequence genomic interval attcttttatgacttgaggcattatttctgggataacccacacttatataaagaaggagtggatggtattctacgaaggtgtgttcccgaatatgaaaaacaagagatattgagtaaatgtcatggtagtgcttatggaggacatcacgtcggagatagaaccgcgcaaaaggttctacaatcaggtttttattggccaactctcttcaaagatgcaaggaagtttattttatcttgtgatgaatgtcaaagggttggtaatatccccagacgcaatgaaatgcctatgaactatactcttgttattgaaccatttgattgttggggatttgacttcatgggaccttttccctcttcagaaggtaacactcatatacttgttgctgttgattatgttactaaatgggtggaagccatacctacaaaaagtgctgacggtgagacctctttaaaaatgcttttagatattatttttcctagatttggagtacctagatatattatgactgatggaggttctcattttattcatggaggttttagaaaaactcttgctaggtatggtattaatcNNNNNNNNNNNNNNNNNNNNNNNNNNNNNNNNNNNNNNNNNNNNNNNNNNNNNNNNNNNNNNNNNNNNNNNNNNNNNNNNNNNNNNNNNNNNNNNNNNNNTCGACTGAGACCCAGGCACTCCCAATTACTAATAGAGTACTACTGGCTTGCAACCAACAGTTCTGGTGTGATTAGCAGTTTAGCACAATTGAGAAGGTGCTTCAGCTTTTAACATTTGAATCATAATCATACAAAAAAGGTCATCAAAGCTGCAAAACACATGCCTCGAATAGAAACTAAGTGTGAAAAATGCTAAAACAACTGGGATGTGCTCCAAATGGTTTGGGTATGGGTGTTGGCACACTCATGGCCCCAATTCAAGTCCCGGCGTAACAGATGTGCTCCGGATTACCTGGTTGGTCGCTGCGGTATAGATCTCCTCTTCGAACCGCACGGCGTTTCTTTGAAGTTCGTTCAATCCCGTTGGCTTTGATACTGGCGGATGAGTTTCCAATCTGCATGTATAACGCAAAATGTAAATACGCTAGCTAAATGCACGTGCGTTGCTATGGACGGACAAATTAGATGGTTTTTTCAGGCCGTTGTTGTTGTGTTCCATGACAC includes:
- the LOC124687673 gene encoding mediator of RNA polymerase II transcription subunit 15a-like, with protein sequence MDTDWRPMQGSNPPAGVDPDWRAQLQPETRNRIVRRILETHPPVSKPTGLNELQRNAVRFEEEIYTAATNQVIRSTSVTPGLELGP